In Rosa rugosa chromosome 4, drRosRugo1.1, whole genome shotgun sequence, the genomic stretch GATTCCATTGACTTCCTCTCTCTAGAATGTGCAAATCTTCTGCTTGTTTAATTTTCTTATAGATTTTCACTGTTTTGCATATGGAATAGTCCAACTTTATTAGAGAAACAAGAATCCTCCTAGTGTAAATCAGAAATCTCTTTTTCAaatgtattatatatatagttCAAAAGTTCTGAATCCACCTTTTTCATAATTTTCCCCTTTTGTGTGATTCACTGTGGGTTGATACAGGATTCGAGATACTGGCTTTTCCTTGCAATCAGTTTGGTGCACAGGAACCGGGAAGTAATGAAGAGATTGAAGAGTTTGTCTGCACTCGTTTCAAATCAGAATTTCCGATATTTGACAAGGTAGATACTGAAAGTGATGTAGCATTAACTCTCCCGTTGCACACACCTGTTACTATTTTCTGCCAGTCATAAGATTTTGCAACCACGAGCGCATTATTGTTTCTGTAAATTATGTGGAACGGCATTTCCATCTATGAGCATGCAAAACTCATTTCCGTCATTTAGAGGATAGCTCTGTTTATAAGTCTTAGGTCAAATCAACTGGAATAGTAGAAGTAAATGACTGTACTAACTACTAACTACTAAATGACCGATTACTTGTAATTCCTGTTGAACTATTGCAACTTTAGAAAGTTTATACCTGCTGTTCCTCTATGGTTATTTCAACTAGAATCTAATAGCTTCATGGTCATTGTATAATGTGAAATGTGGTTTGTAATTTGACCCTCGTTTGTTCTTGTGTTAGATTGAAGTAAATGGTGATAACTCTGCTCCACTGTACAAGTTCTTGAAGTTAGGCAAATGGGGTTTCTTTAAAGATGATATTCAGTGGAACTTTACCAAGTTTCTAGTTGACAGAGATGGGAAAGTTGCTGATCGCTATTACCCTACAACTGCTGCCCTTAGCCTCGAGGTAAAAACCATATGTctggttttttattttagttttgttgtGTTGCCTGTGCTGTTTAGTGTGGTTGATCGATCACGAGTAGAGTTCTCTGGTGTATGTGCAACATAAGATTTTGATATATATCGTACTTTTTGTGCAGCATGGCATAAAGACGCTGTTGGGAGTATCATGAATGCTTAAATATGAAGGCTTCAACGGGGTCATAGCACAGTTAAGCAGTATGCATATGCTTGCCTATTGTGTatagaaaggaaaaaataaaaagcttgCTTTGTGTCTCCCAAGACTTGTTAATGTTTGATTAAGCACAGTACCTATCAGTTCTCCAAACTGAAGAAACTTGTTATATTCCTTGTGTGGCTGATTAACAATGATCTTATGTGCCAATGTGGTACAGAAGCTCAGTACTACATATATAGTTTCAAATCTTGAAAATCTGCTTGGATTGTTGCAACATTTTAAAAAGAAACCTAATTCCGCTGTAGACTATAGTCATATTCATGCTGCATATATTCTGCATGTTAGTTAGATCAAAGGTGTTTAAACATCATTATAGTCTAACCCAAACAAAGAAGAATAATGGTACATAATTTTCTGACTCAACTGAAAAAATGTTTCTAACAAAGAAAGAGCACAAGAAAAGTTTCTGAGGACATGGCAATCATGAATCATATCCTACTCAAAAAGTCCACTGAGTCCATACATATGGTTGTTGAACGCGACAGGATTTCGGTGTGAATGGTTCGACCTCTCcatctttcatatcaaaaatACCCAGATCTGTACAGGTCGGAGTGCATTCAGAAAGAAGATGACGTGCAAAGTATATGCAATTGGCCTTACACCCAGAGTAGTCTGAGACCTCTATAGAGAATGAAGAATTGTTTAAAGTCAAAAACAAGGCTCGATTCCCCAAGTTCTCTACCTCCTTCGCGTCCAACCAATTGCCAGTACTAAGTGGCACctcaaaaaccctaaacccattTCGAGAAGTGTTCTTGAGCCGGAAAACCAACAGTAAGGC encodes the following:
- the LOC133707325 gene encoding probable phospholipid hydroperoxide glutathione peroxidase gives rise to the protein MATTETPKMIYDFTVKDAKGNDVDLSVYKGKVLLIVNVASKCGLTNSNYAELNQLYEKYKDQGFEILAFPCNQFGAQEPGSNEEIEEFVCTRFKSEFPIFDKIEVNGDNSAPLYKFLKLGKWGFFKDDIQWNFTKFLVDRDGKVADRYYPTTAALSLEHGIKTLLGVS